In the Bacillota bacterium genome, TCTCGATGGCCGCCGGCGCCTACCTGGGCGAACGCTCCCAGCAGGATTACCACCGCAAGGAGCGCGAGCGGGAACTCTGGGAGATCGAGCACTTCCCGGAGGGCGAAGTCGAGGAGGTACGGGAGATTTACCGGGCCAAGGGGTTCCAGGGCGAAGACCTGGAGCGCGCCGTGCGTGTCATCACCGCCGACAAGGAGCGCTGGGCCGAGACGATGATGCGGGAGGAACTGAACATCATTCCGGAGACCAAGGACCCCCTGAAGGCCGGGTTGACCACCCTCATCTCCTTCATCCTCGCCGGGGCCATCCCGCTTTCAGCCTACATCCTTGCCGGCCTTTTCGAACCGCTCAGGGCCCACTCGTTCCTGGCAGCCGTCATGCTGACCAGCGCCTCCATGTTCGCCGTCGGGGCCGCACGTTCGCTCGTCATCCACAAGCCC is a window encoding:
- a CDS encoding VIT1/CCC1 transporter family protein; protein product: MKRVDIARRGYEERDLELSRQAHTPEAIRRDVRAAEERHQQERGKYLSEAVYGASDGIVTTFAVVAGVTGAALSPVIVLVLGLANLLGDGFSMAAGAYLGERSQQDYHRKERERELWEIEHFPEGEVEEVREIYRAKGFQGEDLERAVRVITADKERWAETMMREELNIIPETKDPLKAGLTTLISFILAGAIPLSAYILAGLFEPLRAHSFLAAVMLTSASMFAVGAARSLVIHKPWYRAGTEMLAVGGLAAFVAYMVGYLLRGIV